The Hoplias malabaricus isolate fHopMal1 chromosome 9, fHopMal1.hap1, whole genome shotgun sequence genome contains a region encoding:
- the LOC136707684 gene encoding zinc finger protein 521 isoform X4, giving the protein MKTHAANKPHKCPVCRRGFLSSSSLHGHMQVHERGKDSQGTGLSRSEEFKLKETRKCSRCEEGFDVPEELQKHIAECHPECSPPEEGSLGPGLQCIYCHEPFSDEGTLLSHIDQTHGRDRKGNTCTVCSEHFSTVEELYAHMDVHQLPESSNHSNSPSLLTVGYTSVSSTTPDSNLSVDSSTMVDPAPTVPKARGRRKRAALHATDICGRPAKQPKVAYSCIYCNKQVFSSLAVLQIHLKTMHVDKPEQAHTCQFCLEVLPSLFNLNEHLKQVHNAEDPAALLASLSDSLLQCNFCPEMLGDLNALQEHIRCSHGFPSPVAKESNAFFCPQCFMGFLTEATLEEHVRQTHCDSGSLRFDSPLAVTPKDPIVEVYSCSYCTNSPIFNSVLKLNKHIKENHKNIPLALNYINNGRRTNRALSPSSPISVEQATLLKQGSTSSRSASEFICNQCGAKYTSLDLFQTHLKTHLDGVLPQLTCPQCNKDFPSQDALLKHVTVHFTITSTYYICESCDKQFTSVDDLQKHLLDMHTFVFFRCTLCQEVFDSKVSTQLHLAVKHSNEKKVYRCTSCNWDFRHEADLQVHVKHSHLENQGRVHRCIFCGESFGTEVELQCHITTHSKKYNCRFCSKAFHAIILLERHLREKHCVFEGKAQNCGTNGSTTGGGDSAAKDDTDLQGILTNSHGGAGTGESHNSHDGSEEDVDSSEVMYSCDICGASYTMESLLTNHQLRDHNIRPGESAMHKKKAEMIKGSHKCNVCSRTFFSEAGLREHMQTHLGPVKHYMCPICGERFPSLLTLTEHKVTHSKSLDTGSCRICKLPLQSEEDFLEHCQMHPDLRNSLTGFRCVVCMQTVTSTLELKIHGTFHMQKTGAVATNHPSVRSVITPHQHHQSQKLFKCASCLKEFRSKQDLVKLDINGLPYGLCASCVSAAGSKSSSPTINGGKLQQQVVHTPAISTAGWSHGESLSPGGLKVKGTSYSTSSSSSTSSTAAKTRCSSCNVKFESEAELQTHLSTVHRDQTGEGSGGHLRTPQGSPMPRVSPSQSEEKKTYQCIKCQMVFHSEWDIQVHVANHMIEEGLNHECKLCSQTFDSPAKLQCHLIEHSFEGMGGTFKCPVCFTVFVQASKLQQHIFSAHGQEDKIYDCTQCPQKFFFQTELQNHTLSQHSS; this is encoded by the exons ATGAAGACACACGCTGCAAACAAGCCCCATAAGTGCCCTGTGTGCCGCCGAGGGTTCCTGTCCTCAAGTTCCCTCCATGGACACATGCAGGTCCACGAAAGGGGCAAGGACAGTCAAGGCACGGGGCTTTCCCGAAGTGAGGAGTTCAAACTGAAAGAAACACGCAAATGCAGTCGCTGTGAAGAGGGATTCGACGTGCCCGAAGAACTCCAGAAGCACATTGCAGAGTGCCACCCTGAATGCTCACCCCCTGAGGAAGGGAGTTTGGGGCCTGGCCTACAGTGCATCTACTGCCATGAGCCATTTAGTGATGAGGGTACTCTACTTAGCCACATTGACCAGACACATGGCAGAGACCGAAAGGGCAACACGTGTACTGTGTGTTCTGAACACTTTTCCACTGTGGAGGAACTGTATGCCCACATGGATGTTCACCAGCTGCCAGAGTCTAGTAACCATAGCAACAGTCCTTCTCTGTTGACTGTGGGTTATACATCTGTTTCAAGCACCACTCCCGATTCCAACCTTTCTGTTGACAGTTCAACCATGGTAGACCCCGCTCCCACCGTGCCCAAAGCCCGTGGAAGGAGAAAGCGTGCCGCACTGCATGCCACAGATATTTGTGGACGACCTGCCAAACAGCCTAAAGTAGCATATAGCTGCATCTACTGCAACAAGCAAGTGTTCTCTAGTCTTGCTGTTCTCCAGATCCACCTAAAGACCATGCATGTGGACAAACCAGAGCAGGCCCATACCTGCCAGTTCTGCTTGGAGGTCCTTCCATCTCTGTTCAACTTGAACGAGCATCTGAAACAGGTCCATAATGCTGAAGATCCCGCCGCCTTACTCGCCAGCCTGTCTGATTCCCTGCTGCAGTGCAACTTTTGTCCAGAGATGCTGGGAGACCTCAATGCCCTGCAAGAACATATACGCTGTTCGCATGGTTTTCCTAGCCCAGTGGCTAAAGAGAGCAATGCCTTTTTCTGCCCCCAGTGCTTCATGGGATTTTTGACCGAAGCCACACTAGAAGAACACGTCCGACAAACCCACTGTGATTCCGGCAGTTTGCGATTCGACTCCCCGCTTGCTGTCACTCCCAAAGATCCCATCGTTGAAGTCTATTCCTGCTCATACTGCACCAACTCTCCTATTTTCAACAGTGTGCTAAAGCTGAACAAACACATCAAGGAGAACCATAAGAACATCCCACTGGCACTGAATTATATCAACAATGGTAGGAGAACCAACCGAGCACTCAGCCCTTCATCTCCTATATCTGTTGAACAGGCAACACTTCTCAAACAAGGCAGCACTTCTTCACGTTCAGCCAGTGAATTCATTTGTAACCAATGTGGTGCTAAGTACACTAGTCTAGATCTTTTCCAGACCCACCTGAAGACCCATCTCGATGGTGTGCTACCACAGCTCACATGTCCTCAGTGCAACAAAGACTTTCCCAGCCAGGACGCTCTGCTGaaacatgtgactgtccacTTCACCATCACATCCACGTACTACATCTGCGAGAGTTGTGACAAGCAGTTCACGTCAGTAGATGACCTGCAGAAGCACCTGCTCGACATGCacacttttgtgttttttcgTTGCACTCTCTGCCAAGAAGTATTTGACTCTAAAGTGTCAACACAACTCCATCTCGCAGTCAAGCACAGCAATGAGAAGAAGGTCTACCGCTGTACTTcttgtaactgggatttccggCATGAGGCTGACCTTCAAGTTCATGTCAAGCACAGTCATTTGGAGAACCAAGGGCGAGTGCACCGCTGCATCTTCTGTGGCGAGTCCTTTGGTACCGAAGTGGAGTTGCAGTGCCACATTACCACTCATAGCAAGAAGTACAACTGCCGCTTTTGCAGCAAGGCTTTCCATGCCATCATCTTGCTTGAACGCCATTTGCGGGAGAAGcattgtgtgtttgagggaaaggCACAGAACTGTGGCACCAATGGCTCAACAACCGGTGGTGGTGACTCCGCTGCCAAAGATGACACAGACCTGCAGGGTATTCTGACCAATAGTCATGGAGGAGCTGGTACAGGCGAGTCCCATAACAGCCATGATGGCAGCGAAGAGGATGTTGACTCCTCTGAGGTCATGTACAGCTGTGACATCTGCGGGGCGTCCTACACCATGGAGTCCCTTCTAACCAATCACCAGCTCCGTGATCACAACATCCGCCCAGGGGAGAGTGCCATGCACAAGAAGAAGGCTGAAATGATCAAGGGCAGCCACAAATGTAATGTTTGCTCTAGAACATTCTTCTCAGAGGCTGGGCTTCGGGAGCATATGCAGACCCATTTGGGACCTGTGAAACACTACATGTGTCCCATTTGTGGAGAGCGCTTCCCCTCTCTGCTTACTCTGACTGAGCATAAGGTCACTCACAGTAAGAGCCTGGACACTGGCAGTTGCCGAATCTGTAAGTTACCGCTACAGAGTGAAGAAGATTTCCTGGAGCATTGTCAGATGCATCCGGATTTGCGTAACTCACTGACTGGTTTCCGTTGTGTGGTCTGCATGCAGACTGTTACATCTACCTTAGAACTCAAAATCCATGGTACCTTCCACATGCAAAAGACAGGCGCCGTGGCCACCAATCACCCAAGTGTTCGCTCTGTCATCACACCCCACCAGCATCACCAAAGTCAGAAGCTCTTTAAATGTGCTTCATGTCTAAAGGAGTTCCGCTCCAAGCAGGACTTGGTGAAGCTTGACATCAATGGACTGCCATATGGTTTGTGTGCCTCATGTGTAAGTGCTGCTGGAAGCAAGAGCTCCAGCCCAACCATAAATGGTGGAAAGCTGCAGCAGCAAGTGGTGCATACACCTGCCATCTCCACTGCTGGATGGAGCCATGGGGAGAGTCTGAGCCCAGGTGGGCTGAAAGTGAAGGGCACCTCCTATTCCACATCATCCTCTTCGTCTACATCGTCCACTGCTGCCAAGACACGGTGCTCCAGCTGCAACGTCAAGTTTGAGTCTGAGGCCGAGCTGCAGACACACCTTTCAACGGTGCACAGGGATCAAACAGGAGAGGGCAGCGGAGGTCATTTGAGGACCCCTCAAGGATCCCCCATGCCTAGAGTGAGCCCATCACAAAGTGAGGAG AAGAAAACATACCAGTGCATAAAGTGTCAGATGGTCTTCCACAGTGAATGGGACATTCAGGTTCATGTGGCCAATCATATGATTG